The following are encoded together in the Populus trichocarpa isolate Nisqually-1 chromosome 5, P.trichocarpa_v4.1, whole genome shotgun sequence genome:
- the LOC7477665 gene encoding cytokinin riboside 5'-monophosphate phosphoribohydrolase LOG1: MENQQQRQPSMKSRFRRVCVFCGSSPGKNPNYQHAAIQLGKQLVERNIDLVYGGGSIGLMGLVSQAVYDGGRHVLGVIPKTLMPREITGDTVGEVKAVSGMHQRKAEMARQADAFIALPGGYGTLEELLEVITWAQLGIHDKPVGLLNVDGYYNSLLSFIDKAVDEGFITPAARHIIVSANTAQELMCLLEDYEAEHSGVASKLSWEMGQQLGYTVKSDISR, encoded by the exons ATGGAAAATCAACAACAACGTCAGCCTTCGATGAAATCAAGATTCAGACGTGTCTGTGTCTTCTGTGGCAGCAGCCCCGGCAAGAATCCTAATTACCAGCATGCTGCTATTCAGCTTGGCAAACAACTG GTTGAAAGGAACATTGACTTGGTTTATGGAGGAGGAAGCATCGGTCTCATGGGTTTGGTCTCTCAAGCTGTCTATGATGGTGGCCGCCATGTGTTGGG AGTTATTCCCAAGACTCTTATGCCAAGAGAG ATTACAGGAGATACTGTAGGAGAAGTAAAAGCTGTATCAGGTATGCACCAACGCAAAGCTGAAATGGCTCGTCAAGCTGATGCATTTATAGCCTTACCAG GtgggtatggaaccttggaggaaCTCTTGGAGGTCATCACTTGGGCTCAGTTGGGAATCCATGACAAACCG GTGGGGTTGTTGAACGTTGATGGATACTACAACTCACTGCTATCATTCATAGACAAGGCTGTCGACGAAGGATTCATCACACCAGCTGCCCGTCACATTATTGTTTCTGCCAACACTGCCCAGGAACTCATGTGCCTGCTCGAG GATTATGAAGCTGAGCATTCTGGGGTGGCATCAAAGCTAAGTTGGGAGATGGGGCAGCAGTTGGGTTACACAGTAAAGTCTGATATCTCTCGTTGA